A portion of the Pseudopipra pipra isolate bDixPip1 chromosome 1, bDixPip1.hap1, whole genome shotgun sequence genome contains these proteins:
- the ACTR3B gene encoding actin-related protein 3B isoform X1 codes for MASCLPPCVIDGGTGYTKLGYAGNTEPQFIIPSCIAIRESAKVGDQAQRRVMKGVDDLDFFIGDEAIDKPTYATKWPIRHGIVEDWDLMERFMEQVIFKYLRAEPEDHYFLMTEPPLNTPENREYLAEIMFESFNIPGLYIAVQAVLALAASWTSRQVGERTLTGIVIDSGDGVTHVIPVAEGYVIGSCIKHIPIAGRDITYFIQQLLREREVGIPPEQSLETAKAIKEKYCYICPDIVKEFAKYDGDSRKWIKQYTGINAINKTKFVIDVGYERFLGPEIFFHPEFANPDFMESISDVVDEVIQNCPIDVRRPLYKNVVLSGGSTMFRDFGRRLQRDLKRVVDARLRLSEELSGGRIKPKPVEVQVITHHMQRYAVWFGGSMLASTPEFFQVCHTKKDYEEYGPSICRHNPVFGVMS; via the exons GTATACAAAACTTGGCTATGCAGGAAATACAGAACCTCAGTTCATCATCCCATCAT GTATTGCAATCCGAGAGTCGGCCAAAGTAGGGGACCAGGCTCAGAGGAGGGTAATGAAAGGTGTTGATGATCTGGACTTTTTCATAGGAGATGAAGCCATAGATAAACCTACCTATGCTACAAAG TGGCCTATACGACATGGTATTGTTGAAGATTGGGACCTCATGGAGAGGTTCATGGAGCAGGtcatttttaaataccttcGAGCTGAGCCTGAGGATCACTATTTTTTAATG ACAGAGCCTCCACTGAACACACCAGAAAACAGAGAGTATCTTGCAGAAATCATGTTTGAGTCATTTAACATCCCAGGACTTTACATTGCTGTTCAG gcagtgtTGGCCTTGGCTGCCTCCTGGACGTCACGGCAGGTTGGGGAACGTACGTTGACTGGAATTGTCATCGACAGTGGTGATGGAGTGACCCATGTCATCCCTGTG GCAGAAGGCTATGTAATTGGAAGTTGCATCAAACATATTCCTATTGCAGGTAGAGATATTACTTACTTTATTCAACAGCTCCTAAGGGAAAGGGAGGTAGGAATTCCTCCTGAACAATCTCTGGAGACAGCGAAAGCCATAAAG gaaaaatactgTTACATTTGCCCTGACATAGTGAAAGAATTTGCCAAGTACGACGGAGATTCTCGAAAGTGGATCAAACAATACACTGGCATCAATGCAATCAACAAAACCAAGTTTGTTATAGATGTGGGTTATGAAAGGTTCCTCGGACCTGAAATTTTCTTCCATCCAGAG TTTGCTAATCCTGATTTCATGGAATCCATTTCGGATGTAGTTGATGAAGTTATACAGAACTGTCCCATTGATGTCCGGCGTCCATTATATAAG AATGTGGTTCTCTCAGGAGGATCCACGATGTTCAGGGACTTTGGACGACGACTGCAAAGGGATTTGAAGAGAGTGGTGGATGCGAGATTGCGGCTTAGCGAGGAACTCAGTGGTGGTCGGATAAAG CCCAAACCAGTGGAAGTACAAGTGATAACACATCACATGCAGCGTTATGCAGTTTGGTTTGGTGGTTCCATGCTGGCTTCAACA CCGGAGTTTTTCCAAGTATGTCACACCAAGAAAGACTATGAAGAGTATGGCCCTAGTATTTGTCGTCATAATCCTGTTTTTGGAGTCATGTCATAG
- the ACTR3B gene encoding actin-related protein 3B isoform X2, whose translation MASCLPPCVIDGGTGYTKLGYAGNTEPQFIIPSCIAIRESAKVGDQAQRRVMKGVDDLDFFIGDEAIDKPTYATKWPIRHGIVEDWDLMERFMEQVIFKYLRAEPEDHYFLMTEPPLNTPENREYLAEIMFESFNIPGLYIAVQAVLALAASWTSRQVGERTLTGIVIDSGDGVTHVIPVAEGYVIGSCIKHIPIAGRDITYFIQQLLREREVGIPPEQSLETAKAIKEKYCYICPDIVKEFAKYDGDSRKWIKQYTGINAINKTKFVIDVGYERFLGPEIFFHPEFANPDFMESISDVVDEVIQNCPIDVRRPLYKNVVLSGGSTMFRDFGRRLQRDLKRVVDARLRLSEELSGGRIKPKPVEVQVITHHMQRYAVWFGGSMLASTSFSKYVTPRKTMKSMALVFVVIILFLESCHSAHPMEIRSLIFGGGETHAVQRKAADTVNTEARCD comes from the exons GTATACAAAACTTGGCTATGCAGGAAATACAGAACCTCAGTTCATCATCCCATCAT GTATTGCAATCCGAGAGTCGGCCAAAGTAGGGGACCAGGCTCAGAGGAGGGTAATGAAAGGTGTTGATGATCTGGACTTTTTCATAGGAGATGAAGCCATAGATAAACCTACCTATGCTACAAAG TGGCCTATACGACATGGTATTGTTGAAGATTGGGACCTCATGGAGAGGTTCATGGAGCAGGtcatttttaaataccttcGAGCTGAGCCTGAGGATCACTATTTTTTAATG ACAGAGCCTCCACTGAACACACCAGAAAACAGAGAGTATCTTGCAGAAATCATGTTTGAGTCATTTAACATCCCAGGACTTTACATTGCTGTTCAG gcagtgtTGGCCTTGGCTGCCTCCTGGACGTCACGGCAGGTTGGGGAACGTACGTTGACTGGAATTGTCATCGACAGTGGTGATGGAGTGACCCATGTCATCCCTGTG GCAGAAGGCTATGTAATTGGAAGTTGCATCAAACATATTCCTATTGCAGGTAGAGATATTACTTACTTTATTCAACAGCTCCTAAGGGAAAGGGAGGTAGGAATTCCTCCTGAACAATCTCTGGAGACAGCGAAAGCCATAAAG gaaaaatactgTTACATTTGCCCTGACATAGTGAAAGAATTTGCCAAGTACGACGGAGATTCTCGAAAGTGGATCAAACAATACACTGGCATCAATGCAATCAACAAAACCAAGTTTGTTATAGATGTGGGTTATGAAAGGTTCCTCGGACCTGAAATTTTCTTCCATCCAGAG TTTGCTAATCCTGATTTCATGGAATCCATTTCGGATGTAGTTGATGAAGTTATACAGAACTGTCCCATTGATGTCCGGCGTCCATTATATAAG AATGTGGTTCTCTCAGGAGGATCCACGATGTTCAGGGACTTTGGACGACGACTGCAAAGGGATTTGAAGAGAGTGGTGGATGCGAGATTGCGGCTTAGCGAGGAACTCAGTGGTGGTCGGATAAAG CCCAAACCAGTGGAAGTACAAGTGATAACACATCACATGCAGCGTTATGCAGTTTGGTTTGGTGGTTCCATGCTGGCTTCAAC GAGTTTTTCCAAGTATGTCACACCAAGAAAGACTATGAAGAGTATGGCCCTAGTATTTGTCGTCATAATCCTGTTTTTGGAGTCATGTCATAGTGCTCATCCAATGGAAATAAGATCTCTGATATTTGGTGGGGGAGAAACTCATGCAGTGCAGAGGAAGGCAGCAGACACTGTAAATACTGAAGCAAGATGTGATTAA